A window from Ardenticatena maritima encodes these proteins:
- a CDS encoding class I SAM-dependent methyltransferase — MRTPPSPAAIQHFYEWLGRKHDWAEVYESRAKKRALALLDIQPGMRVLNVGVGTGKDHRRLVQAVAPGGIAVGVDIAATMLRLTQRRTGAPVVQADARALPFPDNTFDRLFCAYMFDLLPLPDLRPTLLECVRVVRPGGRLVLVSLGEGVTRTSQFVMRLWKGLYQLAPLACGGCRPIPLAHIATTLPAVRVQHETIVQWGVPNEMVVIDIESDE; from the coding sequence ATGAGAACACCACCTTCACCCGCTGCCATTCAGCATTTTTATGAATGGCTGGGGCGGAAACACGATTGGGCGGAAGTGTACGAAAGCCGCGCCAAAAAACGTGCGCTGGCACTGCTGGATATCCAGCCGGGAATGCGGGTGCTCAACGTAGGCGTTGGCACAGGGAAAGACCACCGCCGCCTGGTGCAAGCGGTCGCACCAGGTGGCATCGCCGTCGGTGTGGACATTGCCGCCACCATGCTGCGGCTCACGCAACGCCGCACAGGCGCCCCCGTTGTACAGGCGGACGCCCGCGCCTTGCCCTTCCCCGACAACACATTCGACCGCCTTTTTTGCGCCTACATGTTCGACCTTCTCCCGCTTCCCGACCTGCGCCCCACCTTGCTTGAATGCGTGCGTGTCGTGCGCCCTGGGGGGCGGCTCGTCCTCGTCTCGCTTGGGGAAGGCGTCACTCGCACCAGCCAATTTGTGATGCGGCTCTGGAAGGGGCTTTACCAACTCGCGCCGCTGGCATGCGGCGGCTGCCGCCCCATTCCACTGGCGCACATTGCCACGACCCTGCCGGCTGTCCGCGTGCAACATGAAACGATTGTCCAGTGGGGCGTGCCAAACGAAATGGTTGTGATTGATATTGAAAGCGATGAGTAG
- a CDS encoding DUF302 domain-containing protein, whose protein sequence is MSTQVTYGMTKSLNVPFETAVERVTEALKEQGFGILTEIDVKATLKKKLDVDFRRYVILGACNPPLAHRALSTDIHIGLMLPCNVVVYEDESGTGSVVEIADPIAMLGIANSPDLMPIAQEARERLQKALDALDQ, encoded by the coding sequence ATGAGCACACAAGTCACCTACGGCATGACCAAAAGCCTGAATGTCCCCTTTGAAACGGCCGTCGAACGTGTCACCGAAGCGCTCAAAGAGCAAGGCTTCGGCATTCTCACCGAAATTGACGTGAAAGCCACCTTGAAGAAAAAACTCGACGTTGATTTTCGGCGCTATGTGATTTTGGGGGCGTGCAATCCACCGCTGGCGCACCGTGCGCTTTCGACCGACATTCACATTGGCTTGATGCTCCCGTGCAATGTCGTTGTGTACGAAGACGAGAGCGGGACGGGAAGCGTGGTTGAAATCGCCGACCCCATCGCTATGCTGGGCATTGCCAATTCGCCCGACCTGATGCCCATTGCGCAGGAAGCCCGCGAACGCCTGCAAAAAGCACTCGACGCCCTGGATCAATAG
- a CDS encoding aminotransferase class V-fold PLP-dependent enzyme, producing MALVPGSDAARALFPITQHAAYLDHAAVSPLNVRTAQAVQDWIDARMQHGHPPAFANPDLLPSFRQRVAAFFHAHPDEIAFTRNTSEGLLLVARGLPWREGDNLVTAETEFTANVYPWRNLEAAGVEIRRVPARDGRIDPREIVAAMDERTRLLALSYVEFFTGYRNPIAELAEEAHRRDVLVCVDVIQAAGVLPIDVQAMGIDFMAAGGPKWLMGPLGAGIFYVRRELLDLLDPRAYGWLGTVNPMNFFDYDMPLSPTASRYEHGTLAWPSLVGLMESIALLSEVGVAQIAEYVLALTGRLIEALLERGMQVVTPHARDEERAGIVTFQHPRVPAEQVWERLKAADVHVSVRGPGIRVSPHFYNTWADIERLLAVLDEIGV from the coding sequence ATGGCACTCGTACCCGGCAGTGACGCCGCACGGGCGTTGTTCCCCATTACTCAGCATGCTGCGTACCTTGACCATGCCGCTGTCTCGCCGTTGAACGTCCGCACTGCGCAAGCCGTGCAAGATTGGATTGATGCGCGTATGCAACATGGACACCCACCGGCGTTCGCAAACCCCGACTTGTTGCCTTCGTTTCGCCAACGTGTGGCGGCTTTTTTTCACGCCCACCCCGATGAAATTGCCTTCACGCGCAACACGTCGGAAGGGTTGTTGCTGGTGGCGCGTGGTTTGCCTTGGCGCGAGGGCGACAACCTGGTGACCGCCGAGACGGAGTTTACCGCCAATGTGTACCCGTGGCGCAATCTGGAAGCGGCGGGCGTGGAAATTCGGCGTGTCCCCGCGCGTGATGGGCGTATTGACCCGCGCGAGATTGTCGCGGCGATGGACGAGCGCACGCGCTTACTCGCGCTCAGTTATGTGGAGTTTTTTACGGGGTATCGCAACCCAATCGCCGAGTTGGCGGAAGAGGCGCATCGTCGCGATGTGTTGGTCTGTGTGGATGTGATTCAGGCAGCGGGTGTGTTGCCGATTGATGTGCAAGCCATGGGGATTGACTTCATGGCGGCTGGGGGACCGAAGTGGTTGATGGGACCGTTGGGCGCGGGCATTTTCTACGTGCGGCGTGAGTTGCTCGACCTGCTCGACCCGCGCGCTTATGGCTGGCTGGGAACGGTCAACCCCATGAACTTCTTTGACTACGATATGCCGCTCAGCCCCACCGCAAGCCGCTACGAGCATGGGACGCTGGCGTGGCCCAGCTTGGTCGGCTTGATGGAGAGCATTGCCTTGCTGAGCGAGGTGGGAGTGGCACAGATTGCCGAATATGTGCTGGCGTTGACGGGGCGGCTCATCGAAGCCTTGCTGGAACGTGGTATGCAGGTCGTCACGCCGCACGCCCGTGATGAGGAGCGCGCGGGGATTGTGACCTTCCAGCATCCGCGCGTCCCCGCCGAGCAGGTGTGGGAGCGCCTGAAAGCCGCGGATGTGCATGTCTCCGTGCGTGGTCCCGGGATTCGCGTCTCGCCGCATTTCTACAACACGTGGGCGGATATCGAGCGCTTGCTGGCGGTGCTGGATGAGATAGGCGTTTGA
- a CDS encoding MBL fold metallo-hydrolase translates to MTTIHTLDLNFQGFPGTIAAYLIPHARGAVLIETGPGTTTAALEAGVRAHGFTMEDITDVLLTHIHLDHAGAVGWVARHGARVHVHPRGAPHLINPEKLLASAGRIYGDDMDRLWGEFLPVPAEQVHELADNMTLHIEELTIEVLETVGHANHHVSYRLGDVLFTGDVGGMRFGNRFVSLPMPPPEFHIERWRASLDRLQQLDVARIAPTHFGIYDDVAFHLAAAREALDAAEAWLVETMRDNPDRETLRKRFTDWIRAQAEAQGLDEAWWHMYEVVSPPWMSADGMYRYWHKYRAQ, encoded by the coding sequence ATGACCACGATACACACACTCGACCTGAATTTTCAGGGCTTTCCCGGCACTATTGCTGCGTATCTGATTCCACATGCGCGGGGGGCGGTGCTCATTGAAACCGGTCCGGGCACAACCACCGCCGCGCTTGAAGCCGGTGTACGGGCGCATGGCTTCACCATGGAGGACATCACCGACGTCTTGTTGACGCACATTCACCTGGACCACGCCGGCGCGGTTGGATGGGTGGCACGGCATGGGGCGCGCGTGCATGTTCACCCGCGCGGTGCGCCGCACCTCATCAATCCCGAAAAGTTGCTGGCAAGCGCAGGGCGCATCTACGGCGACGACATGGACCGCTTGTGGGGGGAATTTTTGCCGGTGCCGGCTGAGCAGGTGCACGAACTGGCTGACAATATGACGCTGCACATCGAAGAGTTGACGATTGAGGTGCTGGAAACCGTGGGGCATGCCAACCACCACGTGAGCTACCGGTTGGGCGATGTGCTCTTCACGGGAGACGTGGGGGGAATGCGGTTCGGCAACCGTTTTGTCAGCTTGCCCATGCCGCCGCCGGAGTTTCACATTGAGCGATGGCGCGCCAGCCTTGACCGTTTGCAACAGCTCGACGTGGCACGTATTGCGCCGACGCATTTTGGCATCTACGACGATGTCGCGTTTCATCTGGCGGCGGCGCGTGAAGCATTGGACGCCGCCGAGGCGTGGCTGGTGGAGACCATGCGCGACAATCCCGATCGCGAGACGCTGCGCAAGCGGTTTACCGACTGGATTCGGGCGCAAGCCGAGGCGCAGGGGTTAGATGAAGCGTGGTGGCACATGTACGAGGTCGTCTCGCCCCCCTGGATGTCTGCGGATGGCATGTACCGCTACTGGCACAAATACCGCGCGCAATAA
- the tkt gene encoding transketolase has translation MPYTDLDRLAINTIRFLSADAVQKANSGHPGLPMGAAPMAYVLWTRFLKHNPRNPKWPNRDRFILSAGHGSMLLYSLLHLTGYDVSMEDIQNFRQWGSITPGHPEYGLTPGVETTTGPLGQGFANGVGMAMAERHLAAVFNRPGYDIMDHFTYAIVSDGDLMEGISSEAASLAGHLGLGRLIYLYDNNHITIDGDTSLAFTEDVAMRFQAYGWQVLEVEDGDHDLDAIEQAIAEARADLSRPSLIMVRTTIGYGAPNKQGTAGVHGSPLGEEELRLAKRNLGWPEDKWFYVPDEVYAHMRQAVERGEAWEHEWQALFERYAAEYPAEAEAWRHYWSYALPEGWDADMPTFAAGEKLATRKASGKVLDAIMPKLGYLIGGSADLTPSNNTKFKGAHIFARDAYDGRYVHWGIREHAMGAAMNGMALHGGVRPYGGTFLVFSDYMRPAVRLAALSHLPVIFVYTHDSVWLGEDGPTHQPIEHLASLRAMPNLVVIRPADANETVEAWRVALAETSRPVALALSRQSITTLDRTRYADAANLRYGAYVLAENAATPDLILIATGSEVELAAAAYEQLAAEGVRVRLVSMPSWELFAEQSPEYRESVLPSAVKARLAIEAGASLGWERWVGLDGDIIAIDRFGASAPYKVLQEQFGFTVENVVARAKALLERVAG, from the coding sequence ATGCCATACACCGACCTTGACCGATTGGCAATCAACACCATTCGTTTTCTCTCAGCCGACGCCGTCCAGAAAGCCAACAGCGGACACCCCGGCTTGCCCATGGGGGCTGCGCCGATGGCGTATGTGCTCTGGACGCGCTTCTTGAAACACAACCCCCGCAATCCCAAATGGCCCAACCGCGACCGCTTTATTCTGTCCGCCGGGCACGGTTCCATGCTGCTCTACTCATTGCTGCATCTCACAGGCTACGACGTCAGCATGGAAGACATTCAGAACTTCCGCCAGTGGGGGAGTATCACCCCCGGCCACCCCGAATATGGTTTGACGCCCGGCGTGGAAACAACCACCGGCCCGCTGGGGCAAGGATTTGCCAATGGCGTGGGCATGGCAATGGCGGAGCGCCACCTGGCGGCTGTCTTCAACCGCCCTGGCTATGACATCATGGACCACTTCACCTACGCGATTGTCTCCGACGGCGATTTGATGGAAGGCATCAGCAGTGAAGCCGCCTCGCTTGCCGGGCATTTGGGGCTGGGGCGCCTGATTTATCTCTATGACAACAACCACATCACCATTGACGGCGATACATCGCTGGCGTTCACCGAAGACGTTGCCATGCGCTTCCAGGCGTATGGCTGGCAAGTGTTGGAGGTTGAGGATGGCGACCATGATTTGGACGCCATCGAACAAGCCATTGCCGAAGCCCGCGCCGACCTGAGCCGCCCATCGCTGATTATGGTGCGCACGACCATCGGCTACGGCGCGCCCAACAAGCAGGGCACAGCAGGCGTGCACGGTTCGCCTTTGGGTGAAGAAGAACTGCGCCTGGCAAAACGCAACCTTGGCTGGCCTGAGGATAAATGGTTCTACGTGCCGGATGAGGTGTATGCACACATGCGGCAAGCCGTCGAGCGGGGCGAAGCGTGGGAACACGAATGGCAGGCGCTCTTCGAGCGGTACGCCGCCGAGTATCCCGCCGAAGCCGAAGCCTGGCGGCACTATTGGTCGTATGCCTTGCCCGAAGGCTGGGACGCTGATATGCCCACTTTTGCCGCGGGTGAAAAACTCGCCACACGCAAAGCCAGCGGCAAAGTGCTCGACGCCATCATGCCCAAGTTGGGCTACCTCATCGGTGGCTCCGCCGACTTGACGCCTTCCAACAACACCAAATTCAAGGGGGCGCACATCTTCGCACGCGACGCCTACGATGGGCGCTACGTGCACTGGGGCATTCGCGAGCATGCCATGGGCGCGGCGATGAACGGCATGGCGTTGCATGGCGGCGTGCGCCCCTACGGCGGCACCTTCCTGGTGTTTAGCGACTATATGCGCCCGGCTGTGCGCCTGGCGGCGTTGTCGCATCTGCCGGTGATTTTCGTCTATACGCATGACAGCGTTTGGCTGGGGGAAGACGGCCCGACCCACCAGCCCATCGAGCATTTGGCGTCGTTGCGTGCCATGCCGAACCTGGTTGTCATTCGCCCCGCCGACGCCAACGAAACCGTGGAAGCGTGGCGGGTGGCGCTGGCGGAAACGTCGCGCCCGGTGGCGTTGGCGCTCTCTCGCCAGAGCATCACCACGCTTGACCGCACACGCTACGCCGACGCCGCCAACCTGCGCTATGGCGCGTATGTGCTCGCTGAAAACGCCGCCACCCCCGACCTGATTCTCATCGCGACCGGTTCTGAGGTGGAATTGGCGGCTGCCGCTTACGAGCAGTTGGCGGCTGAAGGGGTGCGCGTGCGCCTGGTCAGCATGCCGTCGTGGGAACTCTTCGCCGAGCAATCGCCGGAATACCGCGAGAGCGTGTTGCCCAGCGCGGTGAAAGCCCGCCTGGCGATTGAAGCCGGCGCTTCGTTGGGCTGGGAGCGCTGGGTGGGGCTGGACGGCGATATCATCGCCATTGACCGGTTTGGCGCATCCGCCCCGTACAAGGTACTGCAAGAGCAATTTGGCTTCACGGTGGAAAACGTGGTGGCGCGTGCCAAAGCCTTGCTCGAACGGGTGGCGGGCTGA
- a CDS encoding thermonuclease family protein, producing MSKNAWKLLALAVVFLAVTNIALAVLVLQNRAEPSAAVAPTPTVPALPNNRQPARVVRVIDGDTIEIENGEHVRYLGIDTPESDVNPNLSSAEFYGPEATEFNRQLVEGKIVYLEPDQTDRDHFGRLLRWIFLEDGTLVEAEMVRLGYAFVNIVPPDDRYADLLRDLEFVAREKRRGVWSEFKPIAGGSGAVAPTPATEEAAAAPAPANAEACDPSLVPGAIGPEEARNVIDQTATIVFRVVSTHNSGKAVFLNSHDPYQGHFYVVIFPDRWQDFPDPPETYLLNRCIAIQGRVQLYKGTPQIVLRDVVQLALLDGE from the coding sequence ATGTCCAAAAACGCATGGAAACTTCTGGCGCTTGCAGTCGTCTTTCTGGCGGTGACCAACATCGCGCTGGCGGTGTTGGTTTTGCAAAATCGCGCCGAACCCTCTGCGGCGGTAGCGCCAACGCCCACCGTGCCCGCCTTGCCCAACAACCGACAGCCGGCGCGCGTGGTGCGGGTCATTGACGGCGATACCATCGAAATCGAGAACGGCGAGCATGTCCGCTACCTGGGCATTGACACGCCTGAATCGGACGTCAACCCCAACCTGAGCAGTGCGGAATTTTACGGACCCGAAGCGACCGAGTTCAACCGCCAGTTGGTGGAAGGCAAAATCGTCTATCTTGAACCCGACCAAACCGACCGTGACCATTTTGGGCGCTTGCTACGCTGGATTTTCCTCGAAGACGGCACGCTTGTGGAAGCCGAAATGGTGCGCCTGGGCTACGCTTTTGTGAACATTGTCCCGCCGGATGACCGCTACGCCGACCTGCTGCGCGACCTCGAATTTGTGGCGCGCGAAAAGCGGCGCGGCGTCTGGTCGGAATTCAAGCCGATTGCAGGGGGCAGCGGCGCGGTTGCCCCAACACCGGCGACCGAGGAAGCCGCCGCTGCGCCCGCTCCCGCCAACGCCGAGGCGTGCGACCCCTCGCTCGTGCCCGGCGCCATTGGTCCCGAAGAGGCGCGGAACGTGATTGACCAAACCGCAACGATTGTCTTTCGCGTCGTCTCCACGCACAACAGCGGCAAGGCGGTCTTCTTGAATTCGCACGACCCCTACCAAGGGCACTTCTACGTGGTCATTTTCCCAGACCGCTGGCAAGATTTTCCCGACCCCCCCGAAACCTACCTGCTCAACCGGTGCATTGCCATTCAGGGGCGGGTTCAACTCTACAAAGGGACGCCGCAAATTGTCTTGCGCGACGTTGTGCAACTGGCGTTGCTTGATGGTGAATAA
- a CDS encoding lysophospholipid acyltransferase family protein, protein MRRFLRLRRWLAKWAVGLVARLFVKVEIRGRRDIPPGPLLIACNHIGDADPPALLHAMPEPIEYVAAADLWERPLLPPLLSFYAPIRVRRDGGLTLDTIRQVLEALERGERVAIFPEGGISDDAQLREAREGVGYLALKAGVPILPVAMWGTERLFDDWRHGRRGHIVIHIGEPFRLPPLDPARRREQRAEATQRIMCEIARLLPPAYRGVYANCVSEGE, encoded by the coding sequence ATGAGGCGTTTTTTGCGTCTGCGGCGTTGGCTTGCCAAGTGGGCGGTTGGCCTGGTGGCGCGGTTGTTTGTCAAGGTGGAAATTCGCGGTCGGCGCGACATTCCCCCCGGTCCTTTGTTGATTGCATGCAACCACATCGGCGACGCCGACCCGCCGGCACTGCTCCACGCCATGCCCGAACCTATCGAGTACGTGGCTGCGGCGGACCTGTGGGAGCGTCCCTTGCTCCCGCCTTTGCTCTCGTTCTATGCGCCTATTCGTGTGCGCCGCGACGGCGGATTGACGCTTGACACCATCCGCCAGGTGCTGGAAGCGTTGGAACGGGGCGAGCGCGTCGCCATTTTCCCCGAAGGCGGTATCAGCGACGACGCCCAACTGCGCGAAGCCCGCGAAGGGGTGGGCTATCTGGCGCTCAAAGCGGGCGTGCCCATTTTGCCCGTCGCCATGTGGGGCACCGAGCGTCTTTTCGACGATTGGCGGCATGGTCGCCGCGGGCATATCGTCATCCACATTGGCGAACCGTTCCGCTTGCCCCCCCTCGACCCCGCTCGTCGGCGTGAACAACGCGCCGAAGCCACACAGCGCATCATGTGCGAAATTGCGCGCCTGTTGCCCCCCGCCTATCGCGGGGTGTATGCCAATTGTGTCTCCGAAGGTGAATGA
- the cmk gene encoding (d)CMP kinase, whose protein sequence is MKPEHRKAKTIAIDGPAAAGKSSVGLALAQHLGYLFFDTGVMYRAITLLALEQGVPLDDEEALGVLAETTIIDVQPPAGHDDGRYYTVLVGARDITWALRTPQVDASVSYVAAHPRVRLALTAQQRRIGQRGRVVMVGRDIGTVVMPDADIKFYLDASPEERARRRYDELVARGQEADYDAILADLRERDRLDSTRAVAPLRRAPDAIYVDTTGLSRDEVVERLLDLLGAREEVSSS, encoded by the coding sequence GTGAAACCTGAACATCGAAAAGCCAAGACCATAGCGATTGATGGACCGGCTGCGGCTGGAAAAAGCAGTGTTGGGCTGGCGTTGGCGCAGCACTTGGGATACCTTTTCTTCGATACGGGTGTCATGTACCGTGCGATCACCTTGTTGGCGTTGGAGCAGGGGGTTCCCTTGGATGATGAAGAGGCGTTAGGCGTGCTGGCGGAAACAACGATCATTGACGTTCAACCACCCGCCGGGCACGATGACGGGCGCTACTACACCGTCCTCGTCGGCGCGCGCGACATCACCTGGGCGCTCCGCACGCCTCAGGTGGATGCCAGTGTCTCGTATGTGGCGGCGCACCCCCGCGTGCGCTTGGCGCTCACCGCCCAACAGCGCCGCATTGGGCAACGTGGGCGGGTCGTCATGGTAGGGCGTGATATTGGCACCGTGGTCATGCCCGATGCGGATATCAAGTTCTATCTCGACGCTTCACCCGAAGAACGCGCCCGCCGCCGCTACGATGAATTGGTGGCGCGTGGGCAAGAAGCCGATTACGACGCCATTCTGGCGGATTTGCGCGAACGCGACCGGTTGGACAGCACGCGCGCCGTGGCGCCGCTGCGCCGCGCGCCCGACGCCATCTATGTGGACACCACCGGGCTTTCGCGCGATGAGGTGGTCGAACGTTTGCTCGACCTGCTGGGAGCACGCGAGGAGGTTTCATCCTCATGA